A stretch of the Parabacteroides timonensis genome encodes the following:
- a CDS encoding ABC-F family ATP-binding cassette domain-containing protein, which translates to MISVEGLTVEFGGFTLFDDVSFVVNKKDRIALVGKNGAGKSTMLKIFAGLQSPTSGTVSVPKETTIGYLPQQMQLTDTRTVREEAELAFGHIREMEKEIERLNLELAERTDYETESYQKLIDKVTHLSEHFQMMGGNNYHAELERTLIGLGFRRTDFDRSTSEFSGGWRMRIELAKLLLRRPDVLLLDEPTNHLDIESIQWLENFIATRANAVILVSHDRAFIDNTTFRTIEIELGSIYDYKVKYSEYVELRKERREQQLRAFENQQKKLADTEAFIERFRYKATKSVQVQSRIKQLEKVERIEVDEVDSAMLNLKFPPAPRSGSYPVIMEDVAKSYGDHLIFQNVTLTINRGDKVAFVGKNGEGKSTLVKCIMDQIDYEGKLQLGHNVKIGYFAQNQAQLLDDNLTVFDTIDYVAEGDIRTKIRDILGAFMFGGEASDKKVKVLSGGERSRLAMIRLLLEPVNLLILDEPTNHLDMRSKDVLKDALREFDGTVIVVSHDREFLDGLVDKVYEFGNQRVIEHLGGIYEFLERKKMDSLRELERTAPSVSSSSETEDQPTQNKLSYEARKEQSKAIKKVEKSVAEAEKKITELETSIAEIEAKLATPEGASDTSLYSDYSSLKKELSDTMDTWTELTIELEELNEKASR; encoded by the coding sequence ATGATTTCAGTTGAAGGACTAACAGTTGAATTTGGTGGTTTTACGCTTTTTGATGACGTATCGTTTGTAGTAAATAAGAAAGATCGTATCGCACTGGTCGGAAAGAACGGGGCGGGAAAATCTACGATGTTGAAGATCTTTGCTGGTTTGCAATCTCCGACATCCGGTACGGTCAGTGTACCTAAAGAGACAACGATCGGCTATTTACCACAGCAGATGCAGTTGACGGATACACGTACCGTCAGGGAAGAAGCAGAGTTGGCTTTCGGACATATCCGGGAAATGGAAAAGGAGATCGAACGTCTGAACCTGGAACTGGCTGAACGTACTGATTATGAAACGGAATCTTACCAGAAACTGATAGATAAAGTGACACATCTTTCCGAACATTTTCAAATGATGGGAGGAAACAATTATCATGCGGAACTGGAACGTACGTTAATCGGACTAGGATTCAGACGTACTGACTTCGACCGTTCGACATCTGAATTCAGCGGTGGTTGGCGTATGCGTATCGAGTTGGCAAAGTTGTTGCTTCGCCGGCCGGATGTGTTACTGCTCGATGAGCCGACTAACCACCTGGATATTGAATCAATCCAGTGGTTGGAAAACTTTATTGCTACCCGTGCCAATGCGGTGATTCTGGTTTCTCACGACCGTGCTTTTATCGATAATACGACTTTCCGGACGATTGAGATCGAACTGGGCAGTATATATGATTATAAAGTCAAATATTCCGAATACGTGGAGCTCCGTAAGGAACGCCGCGAACAACAACTTCGTGCTTTCGAGAACCAGCAGAAGAAGCTGGCCGATACGGAGGCATTCATCGAACGGTTCCGCTATAAAGCTACCAAGTCTGTACAGGTACAATCACGTATCAAACAGTTGGAAAAGGTAGAGCGCATCGAGGTGGACGAAGTGGATAGTGCTATGTTGAACCTGAAGTTTCCTCCGGCTCCCCGTTCCGGTTCTTATCCGGTAATTATGGAGGATGTGGCAAAGAGTTATGGTGACCATCTTATCTTCCAAAATGTTACTCTAACGATCAATCGTGGCGATAAAGTGGCTTTTGTGGGGAAGAACGGGGAAGGTAAGTCTACTCTTGTCAAATGTATTATGGATCAGATTGATTACGAAGGTAAACTTCAACTGGGACATAATGTGAAGATCGGCTATTTTGCACAAAATCAAGCGCAGTTGCTCGATGATAACCTCACTGTATTCGATACTATCGACTATGTGGCAGAGGGTGATATACGAACAAAAATACGTGATATACTAGGCGCTTTTATGTTTGGTGGCGAGGCCTCCGACAAGAAGGTGAAAGTCTTATCCGGTGGTGAGCGGAGTCGCTTGGCAATGATCCGGTTGTTGCTGGAGCCCGTAAACCTGTTGATTCTCGATGAGCCTACGAACCATTTGGATATGCGTTCGAAAGATGTATTGAAGGATGCTTTGCGTGAGTTCGACGGAACGGTGATCGTTGTTTCTCACGACCGTGAATTTCTGGATGGACTGGTAGATAAGGTTTATGAGTTCGGTAATCAACGTGTGATTGAACATCTGGGTGGTATTTATGAATTCTTGGAAAGGAAAAAGATGGATAGTCTGCGCGAACTGGAGCGTACTGCTCCGTCTGTATCTTCTTCAAGTGAAACGGAAGATCAGCCTACCCAGAATAAATTGTCGTATGAAGCTCGTAAAGAACAAAGTAAGGCGATTAAAAAAGTAGAAAAGTCAGTGGCTGAAGCCGAGAAGAAAATAACTGAACTTGAAACTTCAATAGCAGAAATCGAAGCCAAACTGGCTACACCGGAGGGCGCTTCCGATACCTCTTTATACAGCGATTATTCTTCTTTGAAAAAAGAACTGTCAGATACCATGGATACATGGACAGAACTGACCATAGAGTTAGAAGAATTAAACGAAAAAGCGTCCCGGTAA